A genomic segment from Triticum dicoccoides isolate Atlit2015 ecotype Zavitan chromosome 1A, WEW_v2.0, whole genome shotgun sequence encodes:
- the LOC119363124 gene encoding uncharacterized protein LOC119363124, translating into MEAATLTIGSRRLASAAAPAGNGARRGAAAATAQRPGAKLPRRAWRLRALPPELSEILAPKLVPGSPADTGDVSSLIPISAVMLLFYFVSNWVFPAVVMRGMQPNAEDEAAAAEAESMGSSSQPQPGDAVGGKIRRKVKRKKNRKAVTEG; encoded by the exons ATGGAGGCGGCTACTCTGACGATAGGCTCCCGGCGCCTGGcctccgccgccgctccggctgggaATGGCGCCCGCCGTGGCGCAGCGGCCGCAACCGCGCAGCGTCCCGGAGCAAAGCTCCCGCGGCGTGCGTGGCGGCTCCGCGCGCTGCCGCCGGAGCTGAGCGAGATCCTCGCGCCCAAGCTGGTGCCCGGCTCGCCGGCCGACACCGGCGACGTCTCCTCGCTCATCCCGATCAG TGCCGTCATGCTGCTCTTCTACTTCGTGTCCAACTGGGTGTTCCCGGCGGTGGTCATGCGGGGGATGCAGCCCAACGCCGAGGACGAAGCCGCCGCTGCAGAAGCAGAATCCATGGGGTCGTCGTCGCAGCCGCAGCCAGGGGATGCCGTCGGCGGTAAGATCCGGCGCAAGGTCAAGAGGAAGAAGAACAGAAAAGCCGTCACGGAAGGGTAA